GTCGTCATGACGACGGCGGGGAACACGACGGCGCTCGACACGCTGACGCTGCGCGACGAGATCGGCGCGCAGCTCTCGGTGGCGGGGCTGCTGCAGGACACCGGCGCGGTGTACGGGCTGCTCGCCGTCGAGCGCGTGCCGCTCGGTGATCTGCTGCAGCTCGGCCAGCTCGCCGGCGTGCGCGCCGCGGCGGACGTCCAGGGGCGGCTGAACGGACGCCTCACGCTCGGCGGCACGCGCGTCGCGCCGGTCGTCGACGTGCGCGCGTACACCGACGCGCTGCGCGTCGCGAGCGCGCCGGTCGATTCGTTAGGCCTCTCGGCGCGCTACGCGGCGCGGCGGCTCGACGGTGACCTCACGCTGTTCCGCGCCGGCGCGCCGCTGCTCACGGCGACGGCGGCACTGCCGCTGGACCTCGCGCTCACCCCCGTCGCGAACCGGCAGCTCCCGGACACGCTGCACGGCGCGCTCCGCGCCGACTCGCTCGACCTCGCGCTGCTTGCCGCGCTCATGCCCGGTGTGCAGAACGTCGCCGGCAACGTGCGCGCGACGGCGGATCTGCGCGGCACGTGGGAGCACCCGCTGCTGTTCGGCGCGCTGCGGCTGCGCGGCGGCGCGGCGAACGTCCTGCCTGGTGGACTGAAGTTGCAGGACATGGTGGCCGACGTCGCGCTCTCCGGCGACACGCTGCGCATCGACAGCGTCTCCGTGCGCAGCACCGGTACGGCGCGGCTGAGCGGGCTCGTGACGTTCGCGCCGCTCCGCAACCCGGGGCTCGACCTCCGCTTCACGGCGCACAACTTCCTCGCCATCGACCGCCCGCGCCTCGCCACGCTGTGGCTCTCGACGCCGCAGACGGTGACGCTCACCGGCCCGTACCTCGGCGCGACGCTGCGCGGCGCGGTGCGCGCGGACCGCGGCCGCATCTACATCCCGGAGCTGATCGAGAAGCGCGTCGTCGACCTGAACGAGTACAAGGACGTCGTCGACACGTCGGCGCTCGCGACGCGGTCGCTGCTGCCCGGCGCGCCGAGCGCGTTCGTGGAGAACCTCGCGGTGGAGGACGTGAGCGTCGGCGTGGGCGACGACGTGTGGCTGCGCTCCCCGGAAGCGAACATCAAGCTCGGCGGATCGCTCGCCGTGACGCGCGCGCGCGCCGCGCTGCTCGGCGGGCGCACCCGCGAGCAGCTCGCGCTGCGCGGCAGCCTCGCGGTGGAGCGCGGCACGTACCGGCTCAGCCTCCCGCCGATCGCGGCGCCGATCTTCGACGTGCAGCCCGGGACGCTCCGCTTCTTCGGCACGCCCGATCTCAACCCGACGCTCGACATCCGCGCCATCCACACCGTCAGGCAGGTGCGGCACGGCACGAACCGCCCCGACGTGCGCGTGCAGGTCGCCATCGGCGGCACGCTGAACAGCCCCTCGCTCACGCTGTCGAGCCCCGACGATCCGTCGATCGCGACGACGGATCTCATCAGCTACCTCGTCACCGGCGAGCCCGCGGCGGTCGTCCTCGGCCAGCAGGGCGGGACGTCCGGCGCGGAGCAGGCGGTCGCGTTAGGCCTGCGCCTGGTCGGCAGCTACGCGTCGGGCGCGCTCTCGGCGGGCGGACCGTTCGACGTCGTGCAGGTCGAGACCGTGTCGTCGTCCGACCCGGGCAGCACGAGCATCCTCAGCTCCGGCCGCTCGATCCTCGAGCGCACCCGACTCGGCGTCGGCGGGCAGTTCGGCGAGAAGACGTTCTACACGTTCAGCACGGGCATCTGCGGCCTCGGCCTCGGCGGCTCGCCCACCGACTTCCGGCTCTTCCGGCGCAACCTCGGGTTCAAGGTGGAGCACCGCCTCACGCCGATGTTCAGCGTGCAGTTCGGCATCGAGCCCGGCTCGCAGACGCAGGCCTGCAACGCGAGCATCTCGTCCACGTCCATCCTCCAGACGCCCCCGCAGGGCGGGTTCGACTTCCTGCGTCAGTGGTCGTTCTGAAGACGGCGGCGGTGTGGCGGCGCGGGGTCCCGCGCGCATGTCGAGCTGCTCGTCGGTTGGACGCGGATCGCGCGGATGGCGCGGATAGGTTGCCGCCTAACGTCTCCGGTCTATCCGCGTCATCCGCGCGATCCGCGTCCAACGGCAGCCGCCCGTGAGCGGTTCCCTCATCCGACGCGCCTTGCTCGTCGTGAATCCCGCGGCTCGGAAGGCGGCGAGCCGCGAGGCCGACGCGGTGCGCGCGTTCGGCGAGCTGGGCGTCGCGATCGACGTCAGACACACGCACCGCGCCGGCGACGCGGCGGACATCGCGGCCGCCGCCGTCGGCGACGGGGCGATCGACGCGGTGTTCACGCTCGGCGGCGACGGCACGGCGATGGAGGTCGTGGGCGCGCTCGCGGGTGGGAACGTCCCCGTCGGCATCCTGCCGGGCGGCACGGGCAACCTCATCGCGCGCACGCTCGGCACGCCGCTCGGCGTCGCGAAGGCGGTGCGCGCGCTCGTCGGCGGCGACGCGGCGCGGATCGACCTCGGCGTGGTGGAAGGGAGCGGCATCCCCGCGCGCCACTTCGCGTTCGCGGCCGGCGTCGGCATCGACGCGCGCATGATCGAGGAGACGCCGGCCCGGCTCAAGCGGCGGCTCGGCGTGCTCGCGTACGCGCTCACGGCGAGCCGCGCGATCCTCGCCGGCGACCGCTTTCCCGTGCGCGTGGTGGTCGACGGCGAGGAGATCCGGCGCGACGCGGCGGCGGTCATGATCGTGAACTTCGGCGCCGTGCTCGGGGACCTGTTCCGCTTCGGGCCAGGGATCCGCCACGACGACGGGCTGCTCGACCTCTGCCTGTTCGCGCCGCGCTCGGCCACGGACGCCGTGCGCGTGCTGTGGCGCCTCGTGCGGAAGGACTTCCGCGACGACGCGTCGCTCGTCTATCGCGCCGGCCGCGAGTTCCTCGTCGAACCGGCGGAGCCGCGCGCGGCGCAGGCCGACGGCGAGCTGCTGGGCCGGACGCCGATCGCGGTGCGCGTGGTGCCGCTGGCCGCCACGCTGCTCGTTCCCGCCTCCGGGCGTTAGCTTCCGCGCCGCATGGCCGCTCCGTCGTCGCCCGTCGATTCGCTCGTCGTCCTGCAGGACGCCCTTCTCGCCGCCGGCCGCGCCGCGGAGCTCGGCGAGCAGCTGCGCGTGCTCGCGACCGCGCTCGCGACGCTCGCCGGCGGCCAGACGACGATCGTCGTGCGCGACGAGTCGCTCGCCGCGATCCGCACCGTGCAGGTCCGGCCCGCCGGGGGCGGCGTCGAGGACGTGCCCGCCGCCGACCGATCGACGA
This DNA window, taken from Gemmatirosa kalamazoonensis, encodes the following:
- a CDS encoding diacylglycerol/lipid kinase family protein, whose translation is MSGSLIRRALLVVNPAARKAASREADAVRAFGELGVAIDVRHTHRAGDAADIAAAAVGDGAIDAVFTLGGDGTAMEVVGALAGGNVPVGILPGGTGNLIARTLGTPLGVAKAVRALVGGDAARIDLGVVEGSGIPARHFAFAAGVGIDARMIEETPARLKRRLGVLAYALTASRAILAGDRFPVRVVVDGEEIRRDAAAVMIVNFGAVLGDLFRFGPGIRHDDGLLDLCLFAPRSATDAVRVLWRLVRKDFRDDASLVYRAGREFLVEPAEPRAAQADGELLGRTPIAVRVVPLAATLLVPASGR